From Marinobacter alexandrii:
CAGTAAATTCTCATATCACTCAAGGTGCTACCAAATGGATTACCATGCATCATTACGGTGATGGAGAAGATAATATTGAAGACTGCTATCAATCGCTGAGAGAGAATGGCTATAAGATATATGCTACATCTCTCAATGAAACTTCCAGATCAATACATGATTTGGATCATTTAGAAAAAACAGCCATTGTTTTTGGGACAGAATCGGATGGAATAACAAAAGATGCTGGGGAAAAGGCAGATGGATTTGTTCATATTCCAATGAGTGGATTCACTGAAAGCTTTAATCTTTCTGTTAGCGCTGCAATATGCCTGACTGTTCTGAAATCCAAATTAGGACAATGGCCATCTATTACCGACCAAGAAAAACTCAAATTGAGATCTGAATGGTATAGAAAAATTGTTCGCGAAGCTGACCTCATACTTAGAACAAAGGGAGTAGATGTATGAAAAAAGTTATTAAAGTTGGTTTATGGATGCTACTCATGCTTTTCTTTTTTATTCTTGGAACCAATATTTGGGTAGTTCAATCTACAAAAGACTTAATCTATCAACCAGAAAACATACCTAGAAATGATGTTGCCTTGGTACTAGGCACAAGTAAGCGTACGGTTGAAGGAAAGCCCAATCGTTTTTTCGTAGAAAGGATGAATACTGCAGCTTCTCTTCATTCAAGTCAAAGGATCAAGCATATCTTGGTGAGTGGGGATAATAGAACGAGATATTATAATGAACCTCGCGACATGCTACATGCACTTGGAGACCTTAATATCCCAGAAGAAGATATTTCATTAGATTTTGCAGGTCTTAGAACACTTGATTCAGTAGTAAGGTGCAAAGAGGTTTTTGGTCAAACAAGGGTAACGATTGTAACACAGCAATTTCATTGCTATAGGTCCTTATTCATTGCTAATTATCTGGATATGAATGCCATTGCCGTATCTGCGGATGATGGAGGTCCCATAGGAAACTCACTAGCTTTCCGTGAAGTACTTGCCCGAACTGTTGCTGTGCTAGACTTATATGTCTTACAACGTAAACCCAAGTATCTGGGTGAAGAGATCGCTTTACCTATCAATAATTAACTAGCCCATTCTACTAACTGTCTATGTGCATCTT
This genomic window contains:
- a CDS encoding RNA methyltransferase, producing MTKAAKIIDVLEKFVSENKQDLIDKVLAERTRHVTLVFEDIDKPHNVSAVLRTAECMGIQDLHFIENKNEYSVNSHITQGATKWITMHHYGDGEDNIEDCYQSLRENGYKIYATSLNETSRSIHDLDHLEKTAIVFGTESDGITKDAGEKADGFVHIPMSGFTESFNLSVSAAICLTVLKSKLGQWPSITDQEKLKLRSEWYRKIVREADLILRTKGVDV
- a CDS encoding ElyC/SanA/YdcF family protein: MKKVIKVGLWMLLMLFFFILGTNIWVVQSTKDLIYQPENIPRNDVALVLGTSKRTVEGKPNRFFVERMNTAASLHSSQRIKHILVSGDNRTRYYNEPRDMLHALGDLNIPEEDISLDFAGLRTLDSVVRCKEVFGQTRVTIVTQQFHCYRSLFIANYLDMNAIAVSADDGGPIGNSLAFREVLARTVAVLDLYVLQRKPKYLGEEIALPINN